One window of Streptomyces sp. SUK 48 genomic DNA carries:
- a CDS encoding SDR family NAD(P)-dependent oxidoreductase, producing MTSPKTVLITGTSSGIGLAAAVGAARAGWTTIATMRDTRKANALREAAAEADVADRIQVKRLDVTDPESIAACLHEVVAEYGGLDALINNAGAAQVGTIEQSSLDDVRAAMEVNFFGVVAMTRAVLPHLRATRGRVITVSSVGGAVGQPFNEAYCAAKFAVEGFMQSLSPVAATVGVDVTVIEPGAVASEFVANLGLDVPAMLAESGPYAQALQAYIARTQQSFGNAQSPDEAAAPIIDALSADRPPFRIQTSQWARDFVATTLADLDGSAVRSLTDTWVR from the coding sequence ATGACCTCCCCGAAGACCGTCCTGATCACCGGCACATCCTCCGGTATCGGCCTGGCCGCCGCCGTCGGCGCGGCTCGGGCCGGCTGGACGACCATCGCGACCATGCGCGACACCAGGAAGGCCAACGCCCTGCGCGAGGCCGCTGCCGAGGCGGACGTGGCCGACCGCATCCAGGTCAAGCGCCTGGACGTGACCGACCCGGAGAGCATCGCCGCCTGCCTGCACGAGGTCGTCGCCGAGTACGGCGGTCTGGACGCTCTGATCAACAACGCCGGAGCCGCCCAGGTCGGCACCATCGAACAGAGCAGCCTGGACGATGTCCGTGCCGCGATGGAGGTCAACTTCTTCGGCGTGGTGGCGATGACCCGGGCCGTCCTGCCGCACCTGCGGGCCACGCGGGGCCGGGTGATCACGGTCAGCAGTGTCGGCGGCGCGGTGGGCCAGCCATTCAACGAGGCTTACTGCGCGGCCAAGTTCGCCGTCGAGGGCTTCATGCAGTCCCTCTCCCCGGTCGCCGCCACCGTCGGCGTCGACGTCACCGTGATCGAACCCGGCGCCGTCGCCAGCGAGTTCGTCGCCAACCTCGGCCTCGACGTTCCCGCGATGCTCGCCGAGAGCGGGCCCTACGCCCAGGCCCTCCAGGCGTACATCGCCCGCACCCAGCAGTCCTTCGGCAACGCCCAGAGCCCGGACGAGGCCGCCGCCCCGATCATCGACGCCCTGAGCGCCGACCGCCCGCCGTTCCGGATCCAGACCTCGCAGTGGGCCCGCGACTTCGTCGCCACCACCCTCGCCGACCTCGACGGTTCCGCCGTCCGTTCCCTGACCGACACCTGGGTCCGCTGA
- a CDS encoding TetR/AcrR family transcriptional regulator encodes MTAQPNVLRADARRNRERILEAAVRSFSERGADVAIDTIAKAAGVGSATLYRHFPTREALVEAAYRNELARVCDSAADLLAGHPPDRALRLWMDRFIDYLAAKHGMADALRAAVATGADPFAETLDRLGTAISTLLHAGADAGLLRSDIDPLDVGFSLSGLALVTSAPGHRERAGRLLDLLLDGLRHTAPRPTPTP; translated from the coding sequence GTGACCGCCCAGCCCAACGTGCTGCGCGCCGATGCCCGGCGCAACCGGGAGCGCATCCTCGAAGCAGCAGTCCGCTCCTTCTCCGAGAGGGGCGCGGACGTCGCGATCGACACGATCGCCAAGGCGGCGGGCGTCGGCTCGGCCACGCTCTACCGCCACTTCCCCACTCGTGAGGCACTGGTCGAGGCGGCCTACCGCAACGAGCTGGCCCGGGTCTGCGACAGCGCCGCCGACCTGCTGGCCGGCCACCCGCCGGACCGGGCGCTGCGGCTGTGGATGGACAGGTTCATCGACTACCTGGCCGCCAAGCACGGCATGGCGGACGCCCTGCGGGCCGCAGTCGCCACCGGCGCCGACCCCTTCGCCGAGACCCTCGACAGGCTCGGCACCGCCATCAGCACCCTGCTGCACGCGGGCGCCGATGCCGGTCTCCTGCGCTCCGACATCGACCCCCTCGACGTCGGCTTCAGCCTTTCCGGCCTCGCACTGGTGACGAGCGCTCCCGGCCACCGCGAACGCGCCGGCCGCCTCCTCGACCTGCTCCTCGACGGCCTCCGCCACACGGCGCCCCGACCCACGCCGACCCCGTGA